The Clupea harengus chromosome 5, Ch_v2.0.2, whole genome shotgun sequence genomic sequence CTTGTATGATGTTCGATCCATGCTACTATCGATTCAGAGTTTGCTcggaggttagtgtgtgtgtctgtctgtgtctgtgtctgtgtctgtgtctgtgtctgtgtctgtggtgtgtcatTCAAATTTAAATATGTGTTGAATCTGCCCCATCTCTAGAACCAAACAATGACAGTCCAATGAATGCCATAGCTGCTGGCCTTTGGGCTGACCAGGAAGGTGAGTGTAGGGGCTGCTATGCCGTACTGTTATCCTTatgaaattatatatattttttatatatatatatttattgagtGTTACACCCCTCTCCCATATTCTCTTCAGCGTTCAAGGCCCATTTACATTCAACCAACAAGAATTAACGAAGATCATCCTGCACTGTTTCCTCAATTATTACCTGTATTATACCTAGTCATGTTTTGTCTTACTTTCTTGTCTCGTCTTGGCTTCAAATTATGTAAAGAAAATGTCATGTGTCTGTACTATATTTTTATGTTGTTAAACTGTGAATAAAGTTGTTGGATACACTTCATTGTTTTTGTCAACTGATATGGAGCAATAAGTCATTTACAAGGGAGAGGGCTGACCAAGGCTATTTAAGAGTGTGCCAAGCCTTGCATATATTGTTAACATtacaactcttttttttttttttttgtgtgtatgaatattgAAAAATGAATATTTTCTATGTATGAATATTCTTCATATTCTGTTCACTTTTGAGTATGTGCTTGACTGTTGGGGAAAGCATTATCTGCCATatcattttattgtattttcaatgtatttattttcctcTTTATTAAAATGTCCACAACAAGTGCTGGTTTATTTACGGACAACTTAAATTTGGTCCAATGCTTGACCAGGGGTAAAAAATGCATTTAATTTACTAAACAGAGTAGGCAGCCTAACCTGCAATTTAAATGGTGGCAGCACCCTGTAGTGGTGCTGTCTTGTGATATCACTTCCACCTGCATCAAGTCCTCCAGTGTTTCGTCGTCATGGTGTTCTTCCTTCCCGACCTCCAACCAGGCCTCCTGTGTGGCCTCCACTGTCCAAACGGGCACGTTCACCGTCTGTAGCATCTCCTGTAGCAGAGAATCCATCCTTGAGATTTGCTTTTGCAGGTCGGGGCATCGTTCTTCCTCCCCAGACACCCATGGTGTCTGAACTGTAGCTGCACGAGCTGCGACCTCTGATCCCCCTGAGTAGCCTGTCTTTATCAGAGTGCTGCGGTCACGACGCTGGGTTAGCGGGAAAAGCTCCTGCAAGGAGCTGGTTTTTTGAAGGTCCTTCTGAAAGGTCTCGAGGCTAGACAGGAACAACACCCAAAGGCGCTCCACCTGCTCCCTGTCCTCCTGTCTTTGTTCCATTTCTGTCAGCAGTGTTATCAGTCTTTTATGCAACCCTGTTGTAAAAGGGTGGAGAAACATGGAACAGCATGAGTTGGAGCTAAGCAATGTTTTGTCCTGGCCTTGGTCCTTAGTTTAAACATTGTGCTACACAGCTGAGGAAGGGTACAGAACTTGGACTATCTTGGAAAGAACTTGCTATGCATTTATTTTAGAAAGATCATGACTACTTTCCTGCAATTCCCATTAAAAGCAGTTCATAACTATGGATTTCTCTTACCAACTGAAAGTTTTGTGTCAAAGTAATCTTATGATGCGTGCTTGTCAGAGCATACGTGGAATAACCTAAATCGACTGTCATCTAGTATACTGAGCACGCCTTCCGATGCCTGAAATAGGTTACCCGTGTAGATCCGGTGAGCCATTGCTCTGATATCTGCCAGTTCTTCCCTGAGGCCACTGCCGTCCGTGTTGCTCCCCAGGGAGGAGGCCATTTGCTGGAAGCAGGCAGTCACCTTGCTGAGGGCTGCCAATGCCTGCTCGCACTCAGTCACCTGCTGCCGCCTGGCCTGCAGCTCTCCCACCGACCGTCGCCAGCGATTCATTTGAAATGGGGATGTAATAGCATTCAAATTACCAGCCAAAATGGTTCAGAGCCTGTGGTAAAGTTGTATATCAACACCAGTTCATGTATTTATAGAGAGTTTGTATCAGTATTTCTCAAACTGTCACACTATCCTTAATACATTTGTCATATTCATCATATCAGCCTTGTAAGGACGTTTCTGTCTGTGAAATGCAAGTAGACATTGACAAATCCAGAGACAAACAAAACTATATGTACCATTGGATTGTATTGGTTGAGGTACACAAATATTGATCAATGCATGTGAATGAATTCACACGTTTGCAAACGTATTCTTTAAAGGTGACTGAATGTATCACCTGACAGCCTGTTTCCATCTATACAAAACAACACTTCCAGTATAAATTGACACATTCACTGAAATtctattaaataaatacattcacatACCTGTGTTTATGCTGATGCATCTAATGTTTCTTGGCACATTTGAAACTGACAGGCTGACAATCCCTGGTACTGTATGGATAACCTCTGAAGCTCCCCACTCTAAATACTCCTTGTTACTGCTATCCACACCCCCTCCAATATTCCATTCTGTTGTACGAGTAAGAGTCATTCCTCTGGGAGCCATGTTTCAATTAGGCCAATCAAGACAGCTGATGCCTCTGAGCCTCTGACACTAACAGGAGTGGAGCACCCTCCTCCAAGTGTTCCTACAGGGCCGAAATATCCACAGCTTTTCTTAGAAGTGCAAAATAGAATTGAATCACTATAGGAGCTCCTTTGAAATACCCCCATTAAACTGGGTGCTGTGTTCAGCAGTTCATTTGGGATAAACTGTCCTTTGGGAGGATCGTGTGGGACTGTTGAACACCGCACAGAGATCCTTTGATGAACCCTAGTGATTAAAGATGGCTTGTTTGAAAGCTGCATGTCACTTAGGGGGATCCATGATGCAACAGGTGTGTTCCCATGTGTAGCGTCTCCAGCGCAACCACTCTAATATTAGCATATTAACACAGCAAACAGCACCCACACAAGCTATGAGTGTACAGCTGAGGTCTACCACTGGGATCGTGTTGTAATACAGGTGTTATTAATTTCTGACTAAAATGGCATTACATATTTTATGATACCTTAGATATACATCTATTCTTTACAACGTTGTGTGAGGTTGAGATTTAGGCTGTCACATTACAAAATTGTACCTCGGGTGCAAAATCTGTCAAACTTGAAGTAACTGACTTCTTTATGTTAA encodes the following:
- the zgc:109913 gene encoding regulator of G-protein signaling 9-binding protein, which translates into the protein MNRWRRSVGELQARRQQVTECEQALAALSKVTACFQQMASSLGSNTDGSGLREELADIRAMAHRIYTGLHKRLITLLTEMEQRQEDREQVERLWVLFLSSLETFQKDLQKTSSLQELFPLTQRRDRSTLIKTGYSGGSEVAARAATVQTPWVSGEEERCPDLQKQISRMDSLLQEMLQTVNVPVWTVEATQEAWLEVGKEEHHDDETLEDLMQVEVISQDSTTTGCCHHLNCRLGCLLCLVN